In Nitrospirota bacterium, a genomic segment contains:
- a CDS encoding Trm112 family protein, whose amino-acid sequence MPLDKELLEILACPKCKGPIYLNQSKDGLICDHCRLKYPIKEDIPIMLIDEAIKL is encoded by the coding sequence ATGCCGCTTGATAAAGAGCTATTGGAAATTCTTGCATGCCCGAAATGTAAAGGACCGATCTATTTGAATCAATCAAAAGACGGGTTAATTTGCGATCACTGCAGGTTGAAGTATCCGATTAAAGAGGATATCCCTATCATGCTCATTGATGAAGCCATTA